A region from the Flavobacterium enshiense genome encodes:
- a CDS encoding outer membrane beta-barrel protein: MSELNNIDRLFKEKFKDFEVTPSDRVWENIQPSINTGKKEIKPLSSWIRLCSYVAFVLIGFSLATTFVAGPFGIMNTADKATDDKSALGNNTETKRNISKNTIVKSDSFENTANKNNTVVHNEEKAGITNSKDSDKTHFNGNNKNAVGSEDLYLNDRLNGAHPSRSKTKDKSDKNRIAVSETLSENSTNSSLALNTSKATTDKDHKLSSTDKHNVIKQGPITNPEGKNILVAANENPSQVNSIQETDLNDVNNNDADFDPYINTSKVAYEAGTKYVQKKEAATYNTAAITLSAETKENTKVAVANTNAKSGIDSKSSTSFKENTIIKSDSLAAKQNKIAESAKTKKKTEEKDSKDQTEKKSKWVVSTNFSPIYMNLNGSRSSLDAKFDENSKSYQTSMSYGAGLKYELNKKWSVRTGVNVLNIEYSTNDITYYRSSEGSGLEHVNENGNGSGLVIENPSPKSIAHDENGIVTTRYSGNLNHKINYVEVPVELTYKILDRKFGIDVIGGVSSFLLNDNKVSVVSSDTSLIIGEANNLNKLHFSTNIGLGLHYSFMRNLHANVEPMLKYQINTYDNNAGNFKPYFMGIYSGISYRF; this comes from the coding sequence ATGAGCGAATTAAATAACATAGACCGCCTTTTTAAAGAAAAATTCAAGGACTTTGAAGTGACTCCTTCCGATAGGGTATGGGAGAACATTCAGCCTAGCATCAATACTGGTAAAAAAGAAATCAAGCCTCTTTCATCATGGATCAGATTATGCAGTTATGTCGCCTTCGTTTTAATTGGGTTTTCTCTTGCCACAACCTTTGTTGCAGGACCTTTCGGCATTATGAATACTGCAGACAAAGCAACGGACGACAAATCAGCACTTGGAAACAATACGGAAACCAAAAGGAATATTTCTAAAAACACCATCGTTAAATCCGACTCATTCGAAAATACTGCAAATAAAAACAATACTGTTGTTCATAATGAAGAGAAAGCCGGTATTACCAATTCTAAAGATTCAGACAAAACGCATTTCAATGGAAATAACAAAAACGCTGTTGGTTCCGAAGACCTCTATCTAAATGACCGATTAAATGGCGCACATCCTTCTCGTTCAAAAACAAAAGATAAATCGGATAAAAACAGAATTGCGGTTTCTGAAACCTTATCAGAAAACAGTACCAATTCTTCTTTAGCTTTGAACACATCAAAAGCCACAACTGACAAGGACCATAAATTAAGTTCAACAGATAAGCACAACGTCATTAAGCAAGGCCCAATCACTAACCCGGAGGGGAAAAATATTTTGGTTGCAGCTAACGAAAATCCTTCTCAAGTTAACAGTATACAGGAAACAGATTTAAATGATGTAAATAACAATGATGCTGATTTTGACCCTTACATCAACACTTCTAAAGTGGCCTATGAAGCAGGCACCAAATACGTTCAGAAGAAAGAAGCTGCAACTTATAATACTGCAGCAATAACATTATCCGCGGAGACAAAAGAGAACACAAAAGTAGCGGTTGCCAATACCAACGCTAAATCTGGAATTGACAGCAAATCAAGCACCAGCTTTAAAGAAAATACTATCATAAAATCAGATTCTCTGGCGGCAAAACAAAACAAAATTGCCGAAAGCGCGAAGACTAAGAAAAAGACGGAAGAAAAAGATTCCAAAGACCAAACAGAGAAAAAATCCAAATGGGTCGTAAGCACCAATTTTTCACCTATCTATATGAATCTGAATGGTTCGAGATCTTCTTTGGATGCTAAATTCGATGAAAATTCCAAAAGCTACCAAACCAGCATGAGTTATGGTGCCGGACTAAAATACGAATTGAATAAAAAATGGTCCGTACGAACAGGGGTGAATGTTCTCAATATTGAATACAGCACCAATGATATCACCTACTATCGCTCTTCTGAAGGTTCCGGTTTAGAACATGTAAATGAAAACGGTAACGGATCCGGTCTTGTTATTGAAAACCCTAGTCCGAAAAGCATTGCCCATGACGAAAACGGCATTGTTACGACGCGTTACAGCGGTAATTTAAACCACAAAATAAATTATGTAGAAGTTCCTGTTGAACTTACTTATAAAATTTTAGATAGAAAATTTGGGATTGATGTAATCGGAGGAGTGAGCTCCTTTTTACTGAATGACAACAAAGTTTCGGTAGTTTCATCTGACACCAGTCTTATTATTGGCGAAGCAAACAATCTTAACAAATTACATTTCAGTACCAATATCGGATTGGGATTACATTACAGTTTCATGAGAAATCTTCATGCAAACGTTGAACCCATGCTAAAATACCAGATCAACACATACGACAATAACGCTGGAAATTTCAAGCCTTATTTTATGGGGATCTACAGCGGTATAAGTTATCGTTTTTAA
- a CDS encoding RNA polymerase sigma factor, with protein MGLEQIIYNCQKKDTAAQEQLYRLLAPKLFGVSLKYSRNYTEAEDNLQDGFILIFEKINKFEFKGSFEGWAKRVLINHILQKYRTEGIFEIVHENIPDSPDVEIEEDSLTMDFLVSIIQKLPDRYRLVFNLYVVDDYSHKEIAEMLKITVGTSKSNLARARMILKDKIESHHANKKFSFIK; from the coding sequence TTGGGGTTAGAACAAATCATATATAACTGTCAAAAAAAGGATACGGCCGCGCAAGAGCAGCTGTACAGACTCCTTGCCCCCAAACTGTTTGGTGTCAGTTTAAAATATTCCAGAAATTACACTGAAGCCGAAGATAATTTGCAAGACGGATTTATATTGATTTTCGAAAAAATAAACAAGTTTGAATTTAAAGGTTCTTTTGAAGGCTGGGCTAAAAGAGTACTGATCAATCACATTTTGCAAAAATACCGCACAGAAGGCATTTTTGAAATTGTACATGAGAACATTCCTGACTCACCTGATGTAGAGATAGAAGAAGATTCACTCACCATGGATTTTCTGGTTTCCATAATCCAAAAGCTCCCTGACCGATACCGCCTTGTTTTCAATCTATATGTAGTTGACGATTATTCACACAAAGAGATAGCCGAAATGCTTAAGATAACCGTCGGAACATCCAAATCCAATCTGGCCCGGGCCCGAATGATTTTAAAAGACAAAATTGAATCGCATCACGCAAATAAAAAATTCTCATTCATAAAATGA
- the recA gene encoding recombinase RecA, giving the protein MSSEKEAKLKALQLTLDKLDKTYGKGTVMKLGDAAVEEVETISSGSLGVDLALGVNGYPRGRIIEIYGPESSGKTTLTLHAIAEAQKTGGIAAFIDAEHAFDRFYAQKLGVDIDNLIISQPDNGEQALEIAENLIRSGAIDLVVIDSVAALTPKSEIEGEMGDSKMGLHARLMSQALRKLTGTINKTNCTVFFINQLREKIGVMFGNPETTTGGNALKFYASVRIDIRKSTQIKDGENVLGNRTKVKIVKNKVAPPFRTAEFDIMYGEGISKTGEVLDLAVEFEIIKKSGSWFSYGDTKLGQGRDAVKALIKDNPELMDELEQKIKELIKINNN; this is encoded by the coding sequence ATGAGTTCAGAGAAAGAAGCCAAATTAAAAGCCTTACAATTAACTTTAGACAAGTTGGACAAAACCTACGGAAAAGGAACCGTAATGAAGTTGGGAGATGCCGCAGTGGAAGAAGTAGAAACCATTTCATCCGGTTCTCTTGGTGTGGATTTAGCCTTAGGGGTAAACGGATATCCGCGCGGAAGAATCATCGAAATTTACGGTCCGGAATCTTCAGGTAAAACAACATTAACCTTACACGCCATTGCTGAAGCTCAGAAAACGGGAGGAATCGCCGCGTTTATCGATGCGGAACACGCTTTCGATCGTTTTTATGCCCAGAAATTAGGAGTAGACATCGACAACCTGATCATTTCACAACCGGATAACGGGGAACAAGCTTTGGAAATTGCTGAAAACCTAATCCGTTCGGGAGCTATTGATCTGGTAGTAATCGACTCGGTTGCCGCTTTAACACCAAAAAGTGAAATCGAAGGTGAAATGGGTGATTCTAAAATGGGACTACACGCCCGCTTGATGTCACAGGCCTTACGAAAATTAACAGGTACCATCAACAAAACGAATTGTACTGTTTTCTTCATCAACCAGTTGCGTGAAAAAATCGGGGTAATGTTCGGAAATCCGGAAACCACTACCGGAGGTAATGCCTTGAAGTTTTATGCTTCGGTGCGTATTGACATCCGTAAATCGACCCAAATCAAAGACGGGGAAAATGTATTGGGGAACCGCACCAAAGTGAAAATTGTAAAAAACAAAGTTGCGCCACCGTTCCGTACGGCCGAATTCGACATCATGTATGGTGAAGGTATTTCAAAAACAGGAGAAGTTTTAGACTTGGCTGTGGAATTTGAAATCATCAAGAAAAGTGGTTCATGGTTCAGTTATGGAGACACTAAATTGGGTCAGGGACGTGATGCTGTAAAAGCTTTAATTAAGGATAATCCGGAATTAATGGATGAACTGGAGCAAAAAATTAAAGAGTTGATCAAAATCAACAACAACTAA
- a CDS encoding efflux transporter outer membrane subunit, giving the protein MSKRFKIGIVVLGLALLPMGCMVGPKYSRPEEQKADRYQNTEIPIDTAKSVVNLKWFDVFDDDVLEGLINKGIENNYDLKIALARLERARAELGYSKADLLPSFYYSGTVNANKDAFIPSNVGANMNWELDFWGKVRHENKALNAELLATDEARKVILTGIISNIAISYFQLRDLDNQLDITKKTLIARQESFNIINERFMKGYTSEVDKVQIEQQVAIAEAGIPRIERQITFLENVISVLIGQVPGRIERGKANYDQRILVDIPLSLPSKLLENRPDIREAELRYMAANERIGVAQAMRYPSFNIAAMAGFANSELSDLFLSSSYLQNASAGVVGPIFNFGKNKRRVEIFRQEAEQSKFFYQKIYLIAVSEVEQSLKDVKTYKEEWQARNKQVMAARKNLELSNARYYNGYVSYLEVLDVQRNLYEAELELSRLTQQQLSATVDLYRALGGGWN; this is encoded by the coding sequence ATGAGTAAGAGATTTAAAATAGGTATTGTCGTTTTAGGACTGGCACTGCTTCCGATGGGTTGTATGGTAGGTCCGAAATATTCAAGACCCGAGGAACAAAAAGCCGATCGGTATCAAAATACAGAAATCCCCATAGACACTGCCAAATCAGTTGTCAATCTGAAATGGTTTGATGTTTTCGACGACGATGTTCTTGAAGGGCTTATCAACAAAGGCATCGAAAACAATTACGACCTGAAAATAGCACTGGCCCGATTGGAACGTGCCCGGGCTGAATTAGGCTATTCGAAAGCCGATTTACTCCCTTCATTCTATTACAGCGGTACCGTAAACGCCAATAAGGACGCTTTCATCCCGTCTAATGTGGGTGCGAATATGAATTGGGAATTAGACTTCTGGGGTAAAGTACGCCACGAAAACAAAGCATTGAACGCCGAATTATTAGCCACCGATGAAGCCCGAAAAGTAATATTGACAGGGATTATCAGCAATATAGCCATTTCCTATTTTCAGTTAAGGGATCTCGACAATCAATTGGATATTACAAAGAAAACCTTAATTGCCAGACAAGAATCGTTCAACATTATTAACGAACGATTTATGAAAGGTTATACATCGGAAGTGGACAAAGTTCAGATTGAACAGCAGGTAGCCATTGCCGAAGCCGGAATTCCGCGTATCGAAAGACAAATCACTTTTTTGGAAAACGTTATTTCCGTTTTAATCGGACAGGTTCCAGGAAGAATTGAACGAGGCAAAGCCAACTACGATCAAAGGATTCTAGTCGACATACCGCTTTCACTCCCTTCAAAACTGCTCGAAAACCGACCGGACATCAGAGAAGCAGAATTACGTTATATGGCCGCCAACGAGAGAATCGGAGTAGCACAAGCCATGCGATACCCGTCTTTCAACATTGCGGCGATGGCCGGTTTTGCCAATTCTGAATTAAGCGACCTGTTCTTAAGCAGCTCCTACTTGCAGAATGCTTCCGCAGGTGTGGTTGGTCCGATATTTAATTTCGGAAAAAACAAACGCAGGGTAGAAATCTTCAGACAGGAAGCCGAACAATCCAAGTTCTTTTATCAGAAAATCTATCTGATAGCCGTTTCCGAAGTGGAGCAGTCGCTAAAAGATGTGAAAACGTATAAAGAAGAATGGCAGGCACGCAACAAACAAGTGATGGCGGCCAGAAAGAATCTTGAATTATCCAATGCCAGATATTACAATGGTTATGTTTCCTACCTTGAAGTACTGGATGTTCAACGAAATTTATATGAAGCCGAATTGGAACTTTCAAGACTGACTCAACAGCAATTAAGCGCTACAGTAGACTTATACAGAGCTTTAGGTGGTGGATGGAATTAA
- a CDS encoding efflux RND transporter permease subunit, translating to MDHFFVRRPIVAIVLSILIVIIGFLSLRSTPVSKFPDIAPPIININGSYRGANAINVEQAVATPIEQKVNGVENMLYMQSTNAGDGNMGLSVTFDIGTNLDVATMLTQNRVSEATPKLPQDVRTTGVSTKKSLLVPMLLISLHSPNNTYNADFLNNYATINVVDPLARIKGVGEVLLYGGSNYAMRVWIKPDVLAKYDMTALDVLNAIQEQNAIAPGGKFGGPPAKNGNEFTYNVMLSDRLVTQEDFENIIVKSNIKNQQIRLKDVATVSLGTENYFTQARLNGKPAGVIGIKQMPGSNALEVAENVKKTIAQLSEKFPNDLKYDVSLDTTLAVSEGINEIVHTLFEAVILVILVVFIFLQNWKATLIPLITVPVSLIGVFMFFPLLGFSVNVLSLLGLVLAIGIVVDDAIVVVEAVMHHIEHGKTPREATNQAMKEVAGPVIAIAIVLTAVFIPVALTPGITGRLYQQFAITIAISVILSAINALTLSPALCALLLKPAKEQKGWLARFFAGFNRVFDSVTNKYTGLAGYLIKKTMRSLIFIGIVVGVIVILGKKVPTGFVPEEDEGYFYINVELPSASSLERTSDVCKKVEQILAQDKNIEFYTTNAGFSLLKNSNATSNALIFISPVEWSHRDKNVAQIMKELNAKFLTQITDATVFAFGPPPIAGIGNAAGFTMMLQDKGGNTPQYLAENTKNFMDAAKKHPEIGTIRTTFNANVPQIRLEIDRDKVKELNLSLADVNTTVGANLGGQYINEFNRYGRQYIVLIQGVPDEFINPTDISKIFIKSKDGNMVPLSSIATIKRETGPEFTNRFNLYRSAEIGGTPAPGYSSSQALKALEETAKEILPQSMGYEWSAMSFQEKAAEGKGNVVFIMALVFVFLILAAQYESWKLPFSVLLGTPFAVFGAFLGLFLCKLFSPDYVNNVFAQIGLVLLIGLAAKNAILIVEFAKAEYEKGVPLLESALTAAKLRFRPILMTAFAFILGVVPLLTASGAGAQARKVMGTAVFSGMLVATVLGVCFIPVLFVFIESFGKKKEEAIPPENNSEPNSTSHE from the coding sequence ATGGATCATTTTTTCGTAAGGAGGCCCATTGTCGCCATTGTGCTCTCCATTTTAATCGTAATTATCGGATTTCTCTCATTAAGGTCCACTCCTGTCTCTAAATTCCCGGACATTGCCCCGCCTATCATCAACATAAACGGAAGTTATAGGGGAGCTAATGCCATCAATGTAGAGCAGGCAGTTGCCACGCCGATAGAGCAAAAAGTAAATGGGGTGGAAAACATGCTCTACATGCAATCCACCAATGCGGGGGACGGTAACATGGGGCTTTCCGTTACATTTGATATTGGAACCAATTTGGATGTAGCCACTATGCTTACCCAAAACAGGGTTTCGGAGGCCACCCCTAAATTACCACAAGACGTAAGAACCACAGGGGTTTCCACCAAAAAATCGCTATTGGTTCCCATGCTTCTGATTTCATTGCATTCACCAAACAACACATACAACGCTGACTTTCTAAACAATTACGCTACCATCAATGTTGTAGACCCTTTGGCTCGTATTAAAGGAGTTGGAGAGGTACTGCTTTACGGAGGAAGTAATTACGCCATGCGTGTATGGATAAAACCGGATGTGCTGGCCAAATATGACATGACCGCACTGGATGTACTGAATGCCATTCAGGAGCAAAATGCAATTGCGCCCGGAGGTAAATTCGGAGGTCCTCCGGCAAAAAACGGAAACGAATTCACTTATAACGTAATGTTAAGTGACCGATTAGTCACACAGGAGGATTTTGAAAACATCATCGTCAAATCGAATATAAAAAACCAGCAAATCCGACTAAAAGATGTGGCCACGGTTTCGCTGGGAACTGAAAATTATTTCACCCAGGCCAGATTAAACGGCAAACCAGCTGGTGTTATCGGTATCAAACAAATGCCGGGATCCAATGCTTTGGAAGTAGCTGAAAATGTGAAAAAGACCATTGCACAATTAAGCGAAAAATTCCCGAACGATTTGAAATACGACGTTTCCTTGGATACCACTTTGGCTGTTTCTGAAGGGATTAATGAAATTGTTCACACGCTTTTTGAAGCCGTAATTTTGGTAATTCTCGTGGTATTCATCTTCCTTCAGAACTGGAAAGCGACTTTAATTCCGTTGATTACCGTGCCCGTTTCATTAATAGGGGTATTTATGTTCTTCCCGCTTTTAGGGTTTTCAGTAAATGTGCTATCACTCTTAGGTCTGGTACTGGCAATTGGGATCGTAGTTGACGACGCCATTGTTGTTGTGGAGGCGGTCATGCACCACATTGAACACGGAAAGACACCGAGGGAAGCCACCAATCAGGCCATGAAAGAAGTGGCCGGACCTGTAATTGCAATTGCCATTGTCCTTACGGCAGTATTCATACCTGTAGCATTGACTCCCGGAATTACGGGACGACTGTACCAACAGTTTGCCATCACCATTGCGATATCGGTTATTTTGTCTGCCATCAATGCCTTAACATTGAGTCCGGCTTTATGTGCATTGTTGCTTAAACCCGCCAAGGAACAAAAAGGCTGGCTAGCCCGATTTTTTGCTGGCTTTAACCGAGTATTTGATTCTGTCACTAATAAATACACCGGATTGGCAGGCTATCTGATTAAAAAAACCATGCGAAGCCTAATCTTCATCGGAATAGTTGTTGGCGTCATAGTTATTTTAGGAAAAAAAGTCCCAACCGGATTCGTTCCCGAGGAAGATGAAGGATACTTCTATATCAATGTTGAATTGCCTTCTGCCTCTTCATTGGAAAGAACGAGTGACGTCTGTAAAAAAGTAGAACAAATCCTTGCACAGGATAAAAACATCGAATTCTACACCACTAATGCCGGATTCAGTTTGCTGAAAAATTCCAATGCCACAAGTAATGCATTGATTTTCATTTCTCCGGTAGAATGGAGTCACAGAGACAAAAACGTGGCACAGATCATGAAGGAATTGAATGCCAAATTCCTAACACAAATCACAGATGCTACGGTCTTCGCCTTCGGTCCTCCGCCTATTGCAGGTATCGGAAATGCAGCCGGTTTTACCATGATGTTACAAGACAAAGGAGGAAATACTCCGCAATACCTGGCCGAGAATACCAAGAATTTTATGGATGCCGCCAAAAAACATCCGGAAATTGGTACCATCCGAACCACATTTAATGCCAATGTTCCTCAGATACGTCTGGAAATTGACAGAGACAAAGTAAAGGAGCTGAACCTTTCCCTAGCGGATGTTAACACTACCGTCGGAGCCAATTTGGGAGGACAGTACATCAACGAATTCAACCGATACGGCCGTCAGTACATCGTTTTGATTCAAGGGGTTCCAGATGAATTCATCAATCCTACGGATATCAGTAAAATTTTTATAAAATCGAAGGATGGCAACATGGTTCCGCTGTCTTCCATTGCGACAATCAAACGTGAAACCGGTCCCGAATTCACCAACCGATTCAATTTATACCGTTCGGCTGAAATTGGGGGAACGCCGGCTCCCGGATATAGTTCGTCTCAGGCATTAAAAGCGCTGGAAGAAACAGCCAAAGAAATCCTGCCTCAAAGTATGGGCTATGAATGGTCGGCCATGAGTTTTCAGGAAAAGGCAGCCGAAGGAAAAGGAAATGTCGTATTCATAATGGCCTTGGTCTTCGTGTTCCTGATTCTTGCCGCACAGTATGAAAGCTGGAAACTCCCATTCAGCGTTTTGCTGGGAACTCCGTTTGCCGTATTTGGGGCGTTCCTGGGATTGTTCCTCTGCAAACTGTTCAGTCCGGACTATGTAAACAACGTTTTTGCGCAAATCGGGCTGGTATTGCTCATCGGACTGGCGGCTAAAAATGCCATTCTGATTGTCGAATTTGCCAAAGCCGAATACGAAAAAGGGGTTCCGTTACTGGAGTCTGCATTAACGGCTGCTAAATTACGATTCCGACCTATTCTTATGACCGCGTTTGCCTTCATTTTAGGAGTAGTTCCATTATTAACGGCATCCGGTGCTGGTGCACAGGCACGTAAAGTAATGGGAACGGCGGTGTTTAGCGGAATGTTGGTCGCCACAGTATTGGGAGTGTGTTTTATCCCTGTACTTTTCGTATTCATAGAAAGTTTCGGGAAAAAGAAAGAAGAAGCCATTCCGCCTGAAAATAATAGTGAACCAAATTCCACAAGCCATGAGTAA
- a CDS encoding efflux RND transporter periplasmic adaptor subunit, with protein MQRYQIIGTQEMPNWKEIRIGYYIIFKKETKMNALKKSKIVLILFFLSCIWISCKKEEKVIPPIKVPYVVVEKSDVPVFREYPAQTFGDLDVDLVARVDGILQGIHFKEGDRVRKGQLLYTIDPIEYDTKVEREKGQVAAFNSNYVNAEEELKRIKPLAEMNAVSKRELDAAIARVKTTKSSLASAQASLRNQQIERGYCNIYAPVDGVIGISNARIGDYISRIGNTAHLNTVSRLNEVRVRFAVSEASFLQYQKKFGRTQPTLTDLELILSDGSTYAYKGKMNFSDAKVDPTTGTVTFEAQFPNPEGIIRAGQFVKIRIVVTTQKDAVVIPQKAVTEMQGIYQIYAIDQTKKIQVKVVEVGEKIGTDWIISKGLESGDRVAIVGTLFVQPGSVVEPVPFAESSEKNVSNQTE; from the coding sequence ATGCAACGTTATCAAATAATTGGCACTCAGGAAATGCCAAATTGGAAAGAAATAAGAATCGGCTATTATATAATTTTTAAAAAGGAAACCAAGATGAATGCTCTAAAAAAATCAAAAATCGTGTTGATACTGTTCTTCTTATCATGCATATGGATTTCCTGCAAGAAAGAAGAAAAAGTTATCCCTCCTATAAAAGTCCCATATGTAGTCGTTGAAAAAAGTGATGTCCCGGTTTTCAGGGAATATCCCGCACAGACATTTGGAGATTTAGACGTTGATCTAGTAGCGAGGGTGGACGGCATCTTGCAGGGCATCCATTTTAAAGAGGGTGACAGGGTACGAAAAGGACAGTTGTTATATACGATTGATCCTATCGAATATGACACAAAGGTTGAGCGTGAAAAAGGACAAGTAGCCGCCTTTAATAGCAACTACGTAAATGCAGAGGAAGAATTAAAAAGAATAAAACCTTTGGCCGAAATGAATGCGGTAAGTAAAAGAGAACTCGACGCCGCCATTGCCAGAGTAAAAACTACAAAATCCAGCCTTGCAAGTGCCCAAGCCAGTTTGAGAAACCAACAAATAGAACGAGGCTACTGTAACATTTACGCTCCCGTTGATGGTGTTATCGGAATAAGCAACGCCCGAATAGGTGATTATATTTCAAGAATAGGAAATACTGCACATTTGAACACCGTTTCCAGATTAAACGAAGTGCGTGTTCGTTTCGCTGTCAGTGAAGCTTCTTTTTTACAATATCAGAAAAAATTCGGAAGAACACAACCCACCCTAACCGATTTGGAATTGATCCTATCTGACGGAAGCACTTATGCCTACAAAGGAAAAATGAATTTTTCCGATGCCAAAGTCGATCCCACGACGGGAACCGTAACCTTCGAAGCCCAATTCCCTAATCCGGAAGGAATCATACGTGCCGGACAATTTGTAAAAATCCGTATTGTGGTAACGACTCAAAAAGACGCTGTTGTTATTCCGCAAAAAGCAGTTACAGAAATGCAGGGCATTTATCAGATTTATGCCATTGACCAGACCAAGAAAATTCAGGTAAAAGTGGTAGAAGTAGGTGAAAAAATAGGAACAGACTGGATCATATCCAAAGGACTGGAATCGGGTGACCGTGTAGCCATAGTAGGTACCTTATTTGTTCAGCCCGGCTCGGTTGTTGAACCCGTCCCATTTGCTGAAAGCAGTGAAAAAAATGTCTCAAATCAAACCGAATAA
- the cax gene encoding calcium/proton exchanger: MRKHLKPSVFWLFIFIPITIILEKTGVEDSLVFFASALSIIPIAKLIGESTENLAHYTGDAIGGLLNATFGNAPELIIAVIALHAGLHEMVLASLAGAILANLLLATGVAFFIGGIKYHSQEYNPATIHTYNSMMFLAVCSMLIPSAFNRFFIVELGDLYKENQSSLNIFLAIGLLVAYVAYLFFMIKTHPDLFKSINKNTDNRMGEEHEPWSKEKAIGALIAASVTAAFMSEILVGAAEGTGKELGMTSAFIGIVFVAVIGGAAESLSAIAMGAKNKVDLTIGIALGSSIQIALFIAPLLILLSFFIGPEPMYLNFNRAETGALFMAVILTTVISNDGKSNWYKGIQMITLYMLIALLFYFIPEQT; this comes from the coding sequence ATGAGAAAACACTTAAAACCCTCTGTTTTTTGGCTCTTCATTTTTATTCCGATAACGATTATATTGGAAAAAACAGGCGTGGAAGATTCTCTCGTTTTCTTTGCCTCGGCACTTTCCATTATTCCCATAGCAAAACTGATTGGTGAGTCGACAGAAAATCTGGCCCATTATACCGGAGACGCCATTGGCGGTCTTTTAAATGCCACATTCGGCAACGCACCGGAATTAATCATCGCTGTCATTGCACTGCATGCCGGCCTACATGAAATGGTCCTAGCCTCCCTGGCAGGAGCAATCCTAGCTAATTTACTACTAGCCACTGGTGTTGCTTTTTTCATTGGAGGAATAAAATACCACAGTCAGGAATATAACCCCGCCACAATACATACCTACAATTCCATGATGTTTTTGGCGGTATGCAGCATGCTTATCCCCAGTGCCTTTAATCGATTTTTCATCGTCGAACTAGGCGATCTCTATAAAGAAAATCAGAGCAGCCTCAACATATTTCTTGCCATCGGTCTGTTGGTCGCGTATGTCGCTTATCTTTTTTTTATGATTAAAACACACCCTGACCTGTTTAAAAGCATAAATAAAAATACTGACAATCGAATGGGTGAAGAACACGAACCCTGGAGTAAAGAAAAAGCCATCGGTGCCCTTATTGCTGCCTCAGTTACAGCAGCATTTATGAGCGAAATATTGGTGGGCGCTGCAGAAGGAACCGGAAAAGAACTGGGCATGACTTCAGCCTTTATCGGAATTGTGTTTGTGGCTGTAATTGGTGGTGCTGCAGAAAGTCTCTCAGCCATTGCCATGGGAGCCAAAAACAAAGTGGACCTTACTATAGGGATAGCTCTTGGCAGCTCCATACAGATTGCCCTGTTTATAGCTCCCCTGCTTATATTACTGAGTTTTTTTATTGGACCAGAACCAATGTATTTAAACTTCAACCGGGCAGAAACGGGAGCTTTGTTTATGGCAGTCATACTTACTACGGTTATCTCCAATGACGGAAAATCAAATTGGTATAAAGGAATACAGATGATCACATTGTACATGCTTATTGCCCTGCTGTTTTATTTCATACCGGAACAAACATAA